One Glycine max cultivar Williams 82 chromosome 8, Glycine_max_v4.0, whole genome shotgun sequence genomic window, CTCCAACCTCTCATCATCTATCTATTTGCTCCAAACATGGATGCTAAATCTCGGATCTCGCCCACACGTGCGTTCACGCATTTTCTATCGATCTATCTATCTATTTGTGTATTCATAATTcatcactattttctttttgggtTTATTGAGTGTCACTTGTCATggttttatcatgattttgaatAATACAACTTTAACTTGCTTGTAGTTCCTGTACTCATCATGTCATTGAGATACTTAAGGACCAAGTTTGGAGTTTCATCAAATAGGAACTTACTTCTCAGATTTAATACATTTTGCGTTATCAAGGGTGGGACTAGAAAATTGTGTAGTATGTGGTGAACGAGATAGATACTGTTGAAACTGATATGCTACTTGTGAGTTGTGTGATGTGACTCGTGTTGTTGCAAAACCTTGTTGCATCTGATACACAAATTTAAGTTGTTGTTCTTTTGTACTATTTCGatggtaaaaagaaaaattttccaATTCTATTTCTACATTTTCCCAAACGAATTTTGTTGATTAGATTGACAGTGTTGTTTATGAaacattgttatatatatacttcttcTCTGTGTCTGGCTCAATCAGGATTGTAGGATTTGTGAAGCCTCGTACCAAAAATATAGTCTATTTACTTCCCTTCTGCATGTTCTTAAGATGGAGCTGTTTTGCTTATCACTTTGATCTTCACTTCATTTAAGAAACAAGTTTTATGACACTGTATATTCTAAAATGTCGTAGTTCTTGCACTTTGATCTCCCTCAGGTCTGACAGATAAGAAGTGTGTGCCATGCAATCTGAAGGAATTGCGACCAATGAGTGAGGATGCAGCACACACTCTAATGCCACAGGTTTGTATCTGTCAATTCAAGGTTTCTAAGTCTCTTGGACTGGCAAATTGACCTCAGGGGGTTTCATTTAGAAACTAATTCCCAACCAGGGTCGGTGTTTCATGTTTTGTGTAAGCGTTTCACCAAGGAGCATGGCAAAACACATATTTTGCCAAGAAGAACAGAAATAGTCATTTATTTCGCCAAGAGGAACTGCCGAATGGGCTCTAGGTGCAGTGTGCGTCAGAGTAGGGGTGAGGAGGGTGCAGTGTATTTCGCCACGCCATCCGTACTGACGAAATAGCtggttatataataaaaaaatagtttcgcCATCCGTACCGGCGAAATGGCACTTTTCCTACGAAGAAGTGGTTGAAACTGCTGAACAACAATTGGGTTGGTTACTGTTTTGCACCCCAGTGGTGCTAATTCTCATAGTTCGTTGGTTATCATCAATGGAAAATTCATATTGGTTCTTCTCTGCTTCATTACCGGGGGAAAGGCAGGGGCGAACTCACCAAGGCCTTTCAGAAGGGAGCTCTCCTTGGGGTGTGGCTCAACCATCtggaagtgaaaaaaaaaagaagaagcaagcaGCACCATTTAAACAAGGTTTGGCATGAGTTGAAAAggtaaaatcaaaatgaaagatCAGGCTTCTTTATGTACTTCCACTTTTTTAAGACAAAAATCTTGATATAAAGAAGCTGCAAAGATTATTATATGAGACAACtgttaaacaaaacaaaagcaaaagctGTTTTGCCGGTACGGATAGCGAACCGTTCCTGTTTCGCCAGTACCGACGGCGAAATCCGTAGCACGTGTCATCCTGCTGATATTTCGCTCCTGGCAATGGCGAAATACTTGTAGAAACCGACCCCCCGGGaataacttttaaaacaaaCCCTGTTAGATAATAAGTTTCTAAATAGAACCCCTTCAAGTCAATTAGCCCTCTTGGACTCATGGTCTTGGATATTGATATTGAGTGGTTAGGTTGCTGAGTGGAATTTGGTAAACGAAGATGGTGTCATGAAGCTGAGGCGGTCATGGGCAGTAAAGACTTTCACCAAAGGATTGGAATTTTTCAGGATAGTAGCTGTTCTTGCTGAAAATGAAGGTATCAtgctctattttcattttattactaATCTCATTTTAAAGGGTACACATTACAAAATGTAACCAAGAAGATGTTAACAATGCAGGTCATCATCCTGATCTTCACCTTGTTGGCTGGAATAATGTTACAATAGAGATTTGGACTCATGCTGTTGGTATGAATTATTCATTGTTCAACTTCAAGTTATTTAATCAAAAGCTGCTAGATGAGAAATAATGTCAAAGTACCATGTATTAGGCACTATTgacttttaatgaaatttaaaaattatttatttaatagagtTGGTGCCTACTAGCTTGCAGTCATCATGGATTAATCAGCACAGTTCTTTCTGGCTTGCTTCCAATTTCTCTTTCATTATGCATTccttaatttaaattcaatatgTACGTTGTAAATTATAACCCTTATATTTACAAAGGATTCTGGTTTTAATCGCATGCTTCTCTGGAAAGCAAATTAATTTCTCCCTCTTCGGAGAGAGAAAACAGTAGCATATTCaatggatttgtgaaacttacCCTTTCATTACAGATTACATGATGAATCCCTCCAGAAGCTTCCGTCATAATTCATGACAAATAAGCTTCAGTTTCCATTTTGTTATTTGCATGAAGTGTGTTGTGACGTGAACAGGAAaggaagagaaacaaaaaattcagTTTCCATTTGCATATGTAGTAAATGATTTCAGTAATGTCATGGGTTAACCATATTAAGATGATTTGGTGGTTCAATCTAGCATGTTCCGTTTGTTgttttttagtagttttttttttcttaaattactaCCATATACTGATGCATGTTCGTGCAGGTGGGTTGACAGAAAATGATTTCATACTTGCTGCTAAGATTGATAAGCTTGATGTGCTTGACCTACTTAGACGGAAGCCTTCAGACTGAGTCAATAGTGTTAAGAAGTACTGTAGTATTTGCAAATTACCCGTCTTTTTGcagtaatattttgttttaagatGGTGAATTACACTGCATGTTaggtatttttatgaattattcgaaaataaaataaatattttcaatcaaaataacTAATCACTTTTAGTTACCATAATTAatgattagaaaataaaataaaaaataaaaaatatagcgGCATTTGgtggaaaaaaatatcaatatgaaATCCCTACGTGTCATATGGATTTTGAGCAGAAAAAATCCCAAGCCTCAATTCATATGGATTAGAGTAGTATAATCCTAAGGTAGGCAAAGGTTTGtaattctatatatttttaaaaattattatttatttacgttgtatatatttttatttatttttatattaaaattttcatgaacaaaaaatgaaaaaaatatatattcttctCAGTTTtacgtataaaaaaaattgaatttagatATATGTTATATAATTAAAGTAGCATAATTTTAAAGTAGGTAAACATTTGAAATTCTACCTATctttaagttattatttatttatgttgtacatattttaattttttattttaattttttatactaaaatgtccatggaaaaaaaatgaaaataaatattcgatcatgttttttttttcttttctacttcATATTAATTATCTGAATGTGAACCACTCATAAATTTTGGTGCGTAGATCATCCataacattatattattatatgatataaatgaaaataaattttgattttattttgttcacGAGAAATATTCtacagtattttttaaataacttacaAGTCTAACAGTGGACATATGTAATGCAAGTTATCTCATAGAAAGATTCATGTTAACATATATCGTTATTACCCTTTCTCGAGTAAAGAGAAGATTATCAAGATGTTCTAATTTGTCAATACCCCAATTACGTGAACTTCACGATCTGCGAGGATAAGTCAATCCATTTCTTTTCTTACACCCCAGCTGCTTTTGCAAGTAACAACTTAGACTCCTTAATGATAAGACACTTCATATATTTGTTATCACATTCTTTGCTTGAGGAGTTGCTCTTCAAGCTCCCCAATCTTACTATAGAGTCTATGCTAATAGACAAGGTCCTTAcctcatttttttcctattcatAAGAATGAAGACaaataatatacataaaaatagtaatataagTTTAACTGCAAAAACATTACTGGTTCTCTTTAACCTCAAGCACATTCCAAGTTCCAAGTCTACACATTATTACAAACTTTTAGTCCCAACCTTCAAACACAACAAACCATAAAATAATACAATCCAAGCTATTTTTTCTCTAGTTTTTTGCAATAAACTAAAGAAagacaaacaaacacatttATTTTCACATTTAACCCGAATTGTTACATGCATGAAAGAAAATATCTAAGAAAAATACTCATTGGAGGCAGCAAAGATGGGTTGCAACCGCTGATACACCTCATCGTTGTTTGTCCACTCCAACTCATCCCACCACTCTTGCTGCCCTTTAATGGACTTTAAGTTGACTGCATTGTCACTGTCTAGTGGTAAAGTTTTCAACTTAGGACAGTTATGTATCCTTAACAGCTCCAAAGAGGACCAAGCCAATGTATGAGTTGAGCATATAGTATTAAAGTTAGGCAAGTTAACCAGCAGAAGCATTTCTAGTTTTGGAAGCACATCCTTTTCTGGTTCAATGTCTTTGCTGATCAGTATTTCAATTTTTGAACAATCTTCAAGTTTCAGGTTTTGAAGTTCTGAAAAATGTTGAATTGCTCCATTGCTGAAAATTTCTCTCAGTGATGGACAATTCTTCAATGACAAAGTATGCAATTTGGAAAAGGTTCCACTGTGCAAGGGACCTCTAAAAACACATTTCAAATTGAGCAAATTTTCCAAATACAATTTCTCCAAATTTGGTAAGATGACTCTTGTTTCTATTTGGATTCCATTCATGGTGTTGCTACTTGTATCAGCTGACACAATTGTTAAAACtttgttgcattttttaatcaaaagacCACGAATGCGTTCCAAACACACTATGCCAGCAAAATTTGACAACTTTTTGATATCTTTATGGCAAACTAATTCAAATGCATCAGTTTTTGGTAGTACCTCAATAATTGCCGAGTCATCCTCCTGTCCACCATTGCAGTACCTCAAATAATTAGTAATTTTGTACTCAAAAGATTCAAGTATTTGAGGTCGCCTTGAATTTTGGCAACCCACAAAGAATCTAAATGAATTTTGTTGCTTACAACTCCATGATTTACTTCTTGAAAGAAATTCTCTAAGAATGATTGAGGAGGGAAAACAACATCGGAGATCTGTTACATTTTCCAAAGAAGCCACATGTTGTAAAACATTTTCAGCATCATTGCACCATTGTTCATAGGATATGACTTGAATGGTTAATTCTTCCAACCTATGAAGCTTTGAAATCACATGAACATTTTGAGCATCATCTTCACTTGCAACGAATGGGATTCGCAGGCATCTTAGATTAGTCAAACATCCAATTTGTAGAGGTATGAAAGTTACTTTAGTATCTCGTATGTCAAGGACCTCTAGAAATTGAAGTGATCCAATTTCAGATGATAATGATTCCAAGAGCTCGCAACGGTTCAAGAATAAACCCCTTAGACCAGTCAATTTTGATAAAGACGATGGCAGTTGTGTAATCATGCTACCATACAAGTCTAACAGAAGTAGACTGCTCATGTTCTCAAAAAAAGTTTGGGGTATTGTAGTTAGTTTGGGATTTTTTCGCAGCAACAATGTCAAAACCATGCTGCGATCTTGGCGTGTTGGTAAATCAAGCAATTGTCTCATAGAGACCCACCTAGACTGCTGCCAAGCTTTTGAATTTGAGAGATTTTCAGATTCTTCACCATCTTGGAGATAAAAGCTACACTCAGGATCTTTGGAGGATATGTGTAATGCAAGTTGCCTCATACAATGATTCATGTTGACATATATCATTGATTCCCCTTTCTCTAGTAAAGAGACATTAGCAAGATGTTCTAATATGTCAATACCACAATTGCGTGCACTTCGATATGACCTTTTGTCATTTATATCACCAAGTAAACCTTGTGCTGCCCAACACTCCACTAAATAATCAGTGTAAACCTTGCTATCTACAGGATACAGTGAAGTGTATAGAAAGCATTTCTGCTTCTTTTTATCTTTGAGTTCATCATAACAGAATTTCAGACATGAGTACAACTCTTGTAAACCTTGGTTTTGAAGTTCTGGCCAAGGTTTAAGATCTTCAAGTCCCACCGACCAACTTGAAGCAGACTCTTTCAATTTAAAAGAATTCGCTATGTTGTAAATGAGAAGTGGAAGACAAGAGCACCTTTGGCATACAAGTTGGGCTATAGGTTGAATGTCAAGGGAATCAATCTTAGGATTAAAGGCATGAACAGTATCTCTGAACATCTTCCATGCTTCGTCAGGAGTTAGCTCCTCGACTTTGACGAGCCTCTGCACCCTATTCAACTTATAAACTCGAGGGAATCGAGTGGCAATTACAACCTTACTGCCATTGATGCCAGTTGGAATTCCCAACTGCTCCAAATTGATGGCATCCTCAACCTCAtccaaaatcaataaatacttCTTCTTTTCTAGCTCTTTGTGTATTCTTCTTGCAACATCATCACTATGCTCCTTGTTGGTTCCTATGTCCAGCATCAACCGATTAGCAATTTTCTCTTGAAGCATATGATCATCAGTTGTGGCTTTCACAAAAATGACAATTTCAAACAGTTTAGCAACCTCTTCATTGTTGTTTAGGTTCCGCATTATTGTTGTTTTCCCCACCCCTTTAGTTCCACACACTCCAATGACTTTAATCTTATTATTTCTTAGCAAACCCAGAGTCTTTTCCAAGGCATCTTGAAGGGTTGGATATCCACTTATCCGTGGGACATTTAACTCCTTTAAGACAGGCTCTGGTGGTTTATCAACAAGAAAATCTCTTAAACATTCATCCTTCACAAGTTCACGAACACAGTTGCTCTTCTTCACCATATTTTCACTCAGACGTGAACGTCGACGAATACGCCACCAGGGTAGcattttttctttgtatttaaCTTTCAGCTTCTGCACTTCTTCTGCGGCATCTGATACCCTGTTTGTCCAAAGCTTGTAAGCATTAGTGGTGTCTTTGTGGTTGTTTCTTTGAATCTCCCTCTCTTTATCCTTCTTTATTGCAAGTAGCTTCTCCATGTCTTTGAGCAAAATGTTGTAGTTGTCATCAAGGTTTCTGGAAGATGCAATTTTAGATGCAATTGTAGTATGTAATTCTCCAACCCCAAGCGCTCCCACCTCTCCAACAAGAGGGGCGACAACCTCAACCCCCGACATTATGAAATTTCAAAGCCTACAATAcattaacaaagaaaataaaataaaaggttatAATCATATAAGACACCAAATCAACGTATAGAAATTCTAGACATCAGCGGTATAGAATTTCAATGTATACACAAACATAGCAGTTTTATTCAATATGGATATGTATGTAACACCCAAACCCAAAACTTCAATATGTAAAAACTAATGATTCAACCATTTACTAGTACACTTGATCATTATTTATGCACcttaagttttctttttctgtttgataGTAAAAGCAAttcaaatatacattaaaaacttaaattctAAAGCAATCATtaagaaacacaaaaaaattagaatttaaaagtAGTGACTTATTGAAACTGATATGCATAATCATTGGAATCTATCTCAGGAGGAATCAGGAGCAACAGTTAAGAAAGATTCATGTATGTCTACCTCTGCCAGCGGCTGTTGTGCATAGATCTCCTGATTTTGCAAAATGATGGGCAAGTCAGTCAACCCATGTGCAGCACCAAAGATGTGTTTGTTAAGTCGTCTTAGATAATcaacaacttatttaatttataaatttgttctAGCTTAacaacttttaattttgttaaaaaatatcacttttaagCATTGCATTAACGTATAATTGTTTTTGTCAAATATAGTTTGAAAGCTattgattataaaatatttagtaaaattatcTAACAAACTAATTATTCCATACATATAAAATAACGTAAAAGACCCAACTTAGATATGTTAGTCTGCGtgtgtataattaaaaatgtaacaGATTTATATGGATATGGATTATTTACTATTATTaggtataatataattataaaaaaaattaaaagtgaaataattaaatatacaaatataatttgttgaAAATACGAGGGTTAATTAGGAAGGagtaaaatattatcatttttagaaattaacagacaaaaaaaactcataaaacttttatcttaaaagttatatttttggaaattattgtattttagagaaagatgaaaaaaaaaatagaatatacaGAATCAAACTACTCAAGACTTAAGAGTGGTCAGAATTGAGATCCATCTCAAGGGTGAGTGAGGAATCAGAAGCAAGAATTAAGAGAGATTTATGATTGTGTACCTCTGCGAGTGAGCAACCTTTGCCGATAGTTGTTCTTCACCCTGATTTTGCAAAATGATCGAACAAGTGTTTCATTATTGCTTGCTCTATGTGGAATAAGTCAACGCGTTTAGTCACTTGACTTGAGTGTGTGGTGTCCGCTCAATACCAATATAGGACAAAAAGTAAAGATAATGGTATTGATTATGAttagacatatatatatatatatatatatatatatatatatatatatatatatatatataattacttttactttttaatcaAATACTACATCTGATTATGCACATgtaatatatgattaaaataaataaatatatttaaaaaaccgaatttattttattatttaatgtgtttgaataaaagctataattttatttttcaataaatatacctttttatatgattttaaattttcagtCAGTTAATAACGGATTCCACGGTCTGTTTGACATTATTAACTGAAAAAGCTAACTTTTTTAATGAAACGAGTAAAAGCCATGAGGAAAGATCATGAAAGTAACATCTGCTAAaatatgtcaaaaaaaaaacaaaaaaaactgcCTAAATAGCACCAtacagaaaagaagaaataaactcGAAAATCTTCACATGACCCCACACAAAAGTATAGGCATAATTTGCTAGCAAATCCGCAAGTTGATTGTCCTGGCGTAAGGTATGAGAATTGAGACCAACTGAAAAGCTaactaataaatgaaaattaggCGAGAGTTGAATATAATGTTTGACAAGTAAAATTACAATTAGTTATATTCCTTTCATCTAAAACATAGAGGGACAGAATCACAGAGACGGTattgatttttatgatattcttttggtaatttttttttaaaaaaaaaacccaagacATGTACTGATATTGCAAAACGATTATTATCTAAAGAATATTCGTTTCTATTCTGCTAAATCAAACATTAAGTGAAAACGAAGATGTTTACAGCCAAGGCAAAGACATATAAATAACTCTGTTTACCGTTTAGCAATAGCATGTACTCGAATGTAAACATAGTCCAAAAGAAATTTACTACTAAGATTGTAATATATGAACCAGAAAGGTTGTAATTGCATCCTTCACGTTCCTAACCCATGCGATATCTAATTAATTCTGATCTAATATCTGTTATCACATTCTCTGCCTCATGGAGTTGTGCTTCAATCTCTGcgatctttcttttattttttgatgagGTCTCTGCTTCGGTTTTCTATTGATAAGACAGCAGTTAATACCATTTTTTGAAACAAGAACACGACAAAGGAAAATTTTACAGATGAAACATTCatatgaaatatgaaaaaaaaaacattttttgaatactaaataaataattaaagtcaaCTTAACCAATGTACATAAAATTGAATATCCTACAGTATACTTATCTTTTTATACATACTTGAGGAAGATACTGAGACAATGCAGCCTGGATGGTGGTTTGAACCTGACTGCTGATCTCCTGCATCTCACTTTGACGATCCAATAGACGAGCTTCTATCTCCTTGCATTTCAGCCGCTCCTCCTCTAGACAGGACTCAACCTCAACAAGTTTAGCTTTTatttcattgcattctttcccaGCATTCTCTGTCTCCCTTTTCTGAGCATCCAGTTCAGCCTGTAGCTGTTGAATTCTACCTGAGCTTGATGATGATGACCTTAGTCCTGCTCCAAAACCTTGCATAAATGATTCCTTCCCAACCACTGTCTTGAAGGCAGTATTAATAATTTCTTGTTCCATTGTTTCCACCACTTCCTGAGAATCTTCTATTTGACATCTCTTCTCATTAATTTGTTCAGCAACTTTGTCCTACAATGAATTGGTACAACAATTATCCATATAGAGAAGACAGGGaacatcaaatcaaattatacataaaaaaatgtagCAGTAATCTAAAATGCAGTTACATTGATTTCCTTAGATGCTTCGTCAATCCATTCCCCGTTGTCCCTTTTGTGTGTCAACTGCCAAAAAGTCTGCAAATCGGGCTCCTTTCCAGTCACTGGGTCACGCTGTTGAAATTATATGCTTATTCAACATTACACAAAAAATGTCATACAATTACATGTGACGATCATAGGAGCAAACATTGAGTTAAACAGAATCTCACTGCATCATAGCTGACTGCTAGAAAGGATTTTGACCCAGTAGTATGATGTATCCGGTGTTTTGCCTTATTTGCCTTGTTTTTTGAACTTATTATCTGAAGATTGACATAGAGcatgttatgaaatttattgacATCCACAGGGCAGAATGGTGTATAGGCCAGTAGCATAAATTAATGTACCTCAAAATAAGGGCTGCTAAAATAATCAACCAAGAATTGCCAATCAGAGTCATAAATATCATCAGGGACATGCTTCAAGGCCTCCTCCTTTGTTTCAAACTTTAAGTAATATTCATGAAGCCTGGAGCGCCAATTCTGATATAAACGGCCTGCTTCACACAGAATAGCCTTCCGTACCATATCTGTATCTGGAAGTCTCCAATTGTT contains:
- the LOC100779634 gene encoding uncharacterized protein LOC100779634, whose amino-acid sequence is MDAKSRISPTRLTDKKCVPCNLKELRPMSEDAAHTLMPQVAEWNLVNEDGVMKLRRSWAVKTFTKGLEFFRIVAVLAENEGHHPDLHLVGWNNVTIEIWTHAVGGLTENDFILAAKIDKLDVLDLLRRKPSD
- the LOC102668045 gene encoding disease resistance protein At4g27190, which produces MSGVEVVAPLVGEVGALGVGELHTTIASKIASSRNLDDNYNILLKDMEKLLAIKKDKEREIQRNNHKDTTNAYKLWTNRVSDAAEEVQKLKVKYKEKMLPWWRIRRRSRLSENMVKKSNCVRELVKDECLRDFLVDKPPEPVLKELNVPRISGYPTLQDALEKTLGLLRNNKIKVIGVCGTKGVGKTTIMRNLNNNEEVAKLFEIVIFVKATTDDHMLQEKIANRLMLDIGTNKEHSDDVARRIHKELEKKKYLLILDEVEDAINLEQLGIPTGINGSKVVIATRFPRVYKLNRVQRLVKVEELTPDEAWKMFRDTVHAFNPKIDSLDIQPIAQLVCQRCSCLPLLIYNIANSFKLKESASSWSVGLEDLKPWPELQNQGLQELYSCLKFCYDELKDKKKQKCFLYTSLYPVDSKVYTDYLVECWAAQGLLGDINDKRSYRSARNCGIDILEHLANVSLLEKGESMIYVNMNHCMRQLALHISSKDPECSFYLQDGEESENLSNSKAWQQSRWVSMRQLLDLPTRQDRSMVLTLLLRKNPKLTTIPQTFFENMSSLLLLDLYGSMITQLPSSLSKLTGLRGLFLNRCELLESLSSEIGSLQFLEVLDIRDTKVTFIPLQIGCLTNLRCLRIPFVASEDDAQNVHVISKLHRLEELTIQVISYEQWCNDAENVLQHVASLENVTDLRCCFPSSIILREFLSRSKSWSCKQQNSFRFFVGCQNSRRPQILESFEYKITNYLRYCNGGQEDDSAIIEVLPKTDAFELVCHKDIKKLSNFAGIVCLERIRGLLIKKCNKVLTIVSADTSSNTMNGIQIETRVILPNLEKLYLENLLNLKCVFRGPLHSGTFSKLHTLSLKNCPSLREIFSNGAIQHFSELQNLKLEDCSKIEILISKDIEPEKDVLPKLEMLLLVNLPNFNTICSTHTLAWSSLELLRIHNCPKLKTLPLDSDNAVNLKSIKGQQEWWDELEWTNNDEVYQRLQPIFAASNEYFS